In Providencia rettgeri, the following proteins share a genomic window:
- the arnF gene encoding 4-amino-4-deoxy-L-arabinose-phosphoundecaprenol flippase subunit ArnF, with product MNKGYLWVIGSALLVTVAQLSLKAGVVELPSFTLGWHWLQFDWLLANIASLSIIFLGLVCYALSMLCWLFALKHIALNKAYPLISLSYVFVYLLAVFLPWFNEPATGLKAIGIGFILLGVWLISRPNKSSSDRTE from the coding sequence ATGAATAAGGGCTATTTATGGGTGATTGGCAGCGCGTTATTAGTCACAGTCGCTCAACTGAGCTTAAAAGCAGGGGTAGTTGAACTTCCTTCATTCACACTTGGCTGGCATTGGCTACAATTTGATTGGTTACTGGCTAACATTGCTAGTTTAAGCATTATTTTTTTAGGGTTAGTGTGCTATGCGTTATCGATGCTATGTTGGCTATTCGCATTAAAACACATAGCATTGAATAAAGCTTATCCGCTTATTAGTCTAAGCTATGTTTTCGTTTATTTATTAGCGGTTTTTTTACCTTGGTTTAATGAACCTGCGACAGGGCTAAAGGCCATTGGAATTGGTTTTATTTTATTAGGGGTATGGCTAATTAGTCGGCCTAATAAATCATCAAGTGATAGAACGGAATAA
- a CDS encoding C40 family peptidase gives MVIKIQHLPLLLCLVLIGCSSTPVKRTPPPPLKTQLSDPIMTIAQLKDQLEQWYGTPYHYGGMNQNGVDCSGFVYRTFNDRFAIQLPRTTVDQTQLGTRIDKSDLMPGDLVFFKTGSGENGLHVGIYDTDNTFIHASTSKGVIRSSMDNVYWRKVFWQARRI, from the coding sequence ATGGTTATAAAAATACAACACCTCCCACTATTATTGTGTTTGGTTTTAATTGGGTGTTCATCGACACCGGTTAAAAGAACGCCACCACCACCGTTAAAAACACAGTTGTCAGATCCCATCATGACAATAGCGCAATTAAAAGACCAGCTAGAGCAGTGGTATGGTACGCCTTATCATTATGGCGGAATGAATCAAAATGGTGTGGATTGTTCCGGTTTTGTCTATCGCACATTTAACGACCGTTTTGCCATTCAGTTACCTCGAACAACAGTAGATCAAACTCAATTAGGCACACGGATTGATAAATCTGATTTGATGCCAGGGGATTTGGTGTTTTTTAAAACAGGTTCAGGGGAGAATGGATTGCATGTGGGGATTTACGATACCGATAATACATTCATTCACGCATCAACGAGTAAAGGGGTGATCCGTTCATCAATGGATAACGTTTATTGGCGAAAAGTGTTTTGGCAAGCAAGACGTATCTAA
- a CDS encoding lipoate--protein ligase: MSTVRLLISGSYDPWFNLAVEETIFRQMPTDQRVMFLWRNADTVVIGRAQNPWKECNTRRMEEDNVRLARRSSGGGAVFHDLGNTCFTFMAGKPEYDKTVSTQIIVDGLALVGINAEISGRNDLVLETESGPRKISGSAYRETKDRGFHHGTLLINADLGRLANYLNPDPKKLQAKGITSVRSRVANLSELVPHISHEIVCEGIIKSFFNYFGETVEAEYISPAKLPDLPNFAETFAKQSSWEWNFGQAPAFSHYSDTRFPWGGVEFHFDIEKGVINRCQFFTDSLDPSPLEWLSEQLAGKAYQTETIRALSKEMAVKWPQLQGQLADLENWLVHELS; the protein is encoded by the coding sequence ATGTCAACAGTACGTTTACTCATCTCTGGATCCTACGACCCTTGGTTTAACCTTGCGGTTGAAGAAACTATTTTTCGACAAATGCCAACTGACCAACGTGTTATGTTTCTCTGGCGAAATGCTGACACGGTGGTTATCGGGCGTGCGCAGAATCCGTGGAAAGAATGTAACACCCGAAGGATGGAAGAAGATAATGTTCGTTTAGCTCGGCGTAGTAGTGGTGGTGGCGCTGTTTTTCATGACTTAGGTAATACCTGTTTTACGTTTATGGCAGGAAAGCCGGAATATGATAAAACGGTGTCTACACAAATTATTGTTGATGGGCTGGCGCTTGTCGGTATTAACGCAGAAATATCAGGTCGTAATGATTTAGTCTTAGAGACTGAAAGTGGCCCGCGAAAAATTTCGGGGTCTGCATACCGAGAAACGAAAGATAGAGGTTTTCATCATGGAACCTTACTGATTAATGCAGATTTAGGTCGCTTAGCAAATTATCTGAATCCAGATCCTAAAAAATTACAGGCCAAAGGGATCACTTCTGTACGTTCTCGTGTGGCGAATTTATCAGAGCTTGTCCCCCATATTTCTCATGAAATTGTTTGCGAAGGAATAATTAAGAGCTTTTTTAATTACTTCGGTGAAACGGTCGAAGCAGAGTATATCTCCCCTGCAAAACTACCTGACTTGCCAAATTTTGCAGAAACCTTTGCTAAACAAAGTAGTTGGGAGTGGAATTTTGGACAAGCACCCGCTTTCTCCCATTATTCAGATACCCGTTTTCCTTGGGGAGGAGTCGAGTTTCATTTCGATATCGAAAAAGGTGTGATAAATCGCTGTCAGTTTTTTACGGATAGCTTAGACCCATCTCCTTTGGAGTGGTTAAGTGAGCAATTGGCGGGTAAAGCATATCAAACAGAAACGATACGCGCTTTGAGCAAAGAGATGGCCGTGAAATGGCCGCAATTGCAAGGACAGTTGGCCGATTTAGAAAACTGGTTAGTCCATGAGTTAAGTTAA
- a CDS encoding helix-turn-helix domain-containing protein, translating to MSESVVNDIVKWLESQLQRNEGIKIDTIADKSGYSKWHLQRVFKEMKGCTLGEYVRKRRLLEAAKSLREGNLPILDIALQYGFSSQATFTRIFKKHFDTTPAKFRQSGELPECKSFMTCNCHN from the coding sequence ATGTCAGAAAGTGTAGTCAACGATATTGTTAAATGGCTTGAAAGCCAGTTGCAGCGCAATGAAGGCATCAAAATCGACACAATTGCCGATAAAAGCGGTTATTCAAAATGGCATTTACAGCGTGTTTTCAAAGAAATGAAAGGTTGCACGCTTGGCGAATACGTCCGTAAACGTCGTTTATTAGAAGCAGCTAAATCATTACGTGAAGGTAACTTACCAATTCTTGATATCGCATTGCAATATGGCTTCAGTTCACAGGCGACATTTACCCGTATCTTTAAGAAACACTTTGATACAACCCCTGCAAAATTTCGCCAATCAGGTGAGTTACCTGAATGCAAAAGCTTTATGACCTGTAACTGTCATAACTAA
- a CDS encoding hemin-degrading factor — protein MNSDLYHDYLQAKKTYTHKHAQEIAALLGVSEAQLIHCRVGKDNVQRLVSKPVDILQDLTTIGKAIGITRNQYAVSIQTGAYNNPKFSNHGGLFLNPKALDLRMFFAQWSSIFALSEKTSEGTRHSIQFFDKYGDSLHKVFSTDNTDIAAWQALIERYSTSENPPIEPKTISPFSEQKISEELASQLEQQWRDMTNVHQFFGILKKHNLSRQQVFRAVSQELAWQVPSTALSDLLSLAYQAQNEVMLFVGNRGCVQIFTGKINELSSLSVESSQTDWLNISSTNFKLHLIESGISECWVTRKPTKDGFVTSLEVFDTQGNQIIQMYGQRIEGTPEQIEWSKQILSISRIK, from the coding sequence GTGAATTCAGACCTCTATCATGATTACCTACAAGCTAAAAAAACGTACACTCATAAGCACGCCCAAGAAATAGCGGCCTTACTTGGCGTATCAGAAGCCCAATTAATTCATTGTCGTGTCGGCAAAGATAATGTTCAACGATTGGTCAGTAAACCTGTTGATATCCTACAAGATTTAACCACAATAGGGAAAGCTATAGGGATCACTCGTAATCAGTACGCTGTTAGTATTCAAACAGGTGCATATAATAACCCGAAATTTAGCAATCACGGTGGGCTATTTCTAAACCCTAAAGCATTAGACTTACGTATGTTCTTTGCACAATGGAGTTCAATTTTTGCACTCTCTGAAAAAACGTCAGAGGGAACTCGCCACAGCATTCAATTTTTCGATAAATATGGAGATTCTTTACACAAGGTTTTTTCCACCGACAACACTGATATAGCGGCTTGGCAAGCCTTGATAGAACGCTACAGCACATCAGAGAATCCGCCTATAGAACCTAAAACCATTTCACCATTTTCAGAACAGAAAATCAGCGAAGAACTCGCCTCTCAATTAGAACAGCAATGGCGTGATATGACAAATGTTCATCAGTTTTTTGGCATATTAAAGAAACACAATCTAAGTCGTCAGCAAGTTTTTCGCGCTGTTAGCCAAGAATTAGCATGGCAAGTACCTTCAACGGCCTTATCTGATCTGCTTTCCCTTGCATACCAAGCACAAAATGAAGTGATGCTCTTTGTAGGAAACCGTGGATGCGTGCAAATATTTACAGGAAAAATAAATGAACTATCATCACTCTCTGTTGAAAGCTCTCAAACTGATTGGTTAAATATTTCAAGTACAAACTTTAAACTTCATCTCATTGAAAGTGGCATTTCTGAGTGCTGGGTCACACGCAAGCCAACTAAAGATGGCTTTGTAACAAGCCTTGAGGTCTTTGATACCCAAGGTAACCAAATTATTCAAATGTATGGCCAGCGCATAGAAGGCACACCAGAACAAATAGAATGGAGCAAACAAATTCTTTCTATATCTCGCATAAAATAA
- a CDS encoding TonB-dependent receptor domain-containing protein: MLFKSISTSAHQEHKISFSALAATVVMTGFSNTVLAENSSPTNTMSKTDTRDIIHVSSSPLSLENIAVAEQVDVIDAKSPEYQSATSALDLLKGQAGVFVSGSNSTYGQGIQMRGYDSRGVKVTVDNITQDFYSGLYEATFIDPTLIKKVFIHKGASSVHHGGGALAGVVSFKTITAADILKPGQKFGGQVFSGINRNNHGYYAGATLLGRTESTDTLFSYSQRKKYLLGSPEFENVDNTEQLNNWMLKSSWLAHPSYYLTLQLKEYRNNSLGVKQPAKPTEKNRYPNTPHERQSHQRDIAISQFFTPKNEINWQAQWDIYYTDLYLDQTDTVKIKKKPKEYGSEARNQYTYGTKFTNSFTLPMHNWVNHHIQSGFEYYQQKQTSNQYAISYPPAELDNMSGWLVNDMTLHQLPLTLSIGTRFTQYRASRNNFPESKHTNLSSRMAVSITPTHWLNLFSSYAEAYRTPRMSELYNNSNHFTIPFFGTRSNFRPSPDLRPETNKTLETGVKFSFDGVLIDNSDLQFGSTYFKTKSKNHIALEGLYTPRYGQWFPDELYYINIPSASIYGIDSFISYRTPWFELNINHNKTTGREDSSHYSLSSIRPETLTTRLNIPVASTGFTLGWIGEFSAKTQLQGNDKYKKWHHKSSQGLDRYHKEVIQHAGYSIHDFYVNYQADQFIKGLSSTLTMKNAFDKQYVSSMGVPQEGRNFYININYNW, from the coding sequence ATGTTGTTTAAATCGATCTCTACATCAGCCCATCAAGAACACAAAATATCATTCTCCGCGCTTGCTGCTACTGTCGTCATGACTGGGTTTAGTAACACAGTTTTGGCTGAAAATTCATCACCTACAAATACAATGTCAAAAACGGATACTCGGGACATTATTCATGTTTCTAGCTCCCCTCTTAGTTTAGAAAATATCGCTGTAGCAGAACAAGTCGATGTCATTGATGCAAAATCACCTGAATATCAATCTGCAACATCCGCCTTAGATTTACTAAAAGGCCAAGCTGGGGTCTTTGTTTCTGGTTCCAATAGCACTTATGGCCAAGGCATTCAAATGCGAGGTTATGATTCACGAGGCGTGAAAGTTACTGTTGATAATATCACTCAGGACTTTTATTCAGGCCTATATGAAGCTACATTTATTGACCCCACCTTAATAAAAAAAGTATTTATCCATAAAGGTGCATCATCTGTACATCATGGCGGCGGTGCATTGGCTGGGGTTGTCTCATTCAAAACAATAACTGCAGCTGATATATTAAAACCTGGGCAAAAATTCGGCGGTCAGGTATTCAGCGGTATTAACCGTAATAACCACGGTTACTATGCAGGTGCAACGCTGTTGGGCAGAACTGAATCAACGGATACCCTATTCAGCTACAGTCAACGTAAAAAGTACCTACTCGGCTCACCCGAATTTGAAAACGTTGATAATACTGAACAGCTAAATAACTGGATGCTCAAAAGCAGCTGGCTTGCCCACCCTTCATATTATTTGACGTTACAATTAAAAGAATATCGCAACAATAGTTTAGGGGTAAAACAACCCGCTAAACCCACAGAAAAAAATAGATATCCAAATACACCGCATGAAAGGCAAAGCCATCAGCGAGATATTGCCATTAGCCAATTTTTTACACCCAAAAATGAGATAAATTGGCAAGCTCAGTGGGATATTTATTATACAGATTTATATTTAGATCAAACTGATACAGTTAAGATCAAGAAAAAACCAAAAGAGTATGGTTCTGAAGCTCGCAATCAATATACCTATGGGACTAAATTTACTAATAGCTTCACTTTACCTATGCATAACTGGGTAAATCATCATATTCAAAGTGGTTTCGAATATTATCAGCAAAAGCAAACGTCAAATCAGTACGCAATAAGTTATCCACCAGCAGAACTCGACAACATGTCAGGCTGGTTGGTTAATGACATGACATTGCATCAATTACCGTTAACTTTATCAATTGGAACGCGCTTTACACAATACCGCGCATCGAGGAATAATTTCCCTGAAAGTAAACATACCAACTTGTCATCCCGTATGGCTGTTAGTATTACTCCAACCCATTGGCTCAATCTTTTTTCATCATACGCTGAGGCATACCGTACTCCACGTATGTCTGAGCTTTATAATAATTCAAACCATTTCACTATACCTTTTTTTGGCACTCGCTCAAACTTTCGCCCATCGCCTGATTTACGTCCAGAAACGAATAAAACCCTCGAAACAGGCGTAAAATTCAGTTTTGATGGGGTACTTATTGATAATAGCGACCTTCAATTTGGTTCAACCTACTTTAAGACCAAATCTAAAAACCATATTGCCCTTGAAGGCCTCTATACGCCAAGGTATGGCCAATGGTTCCCCGATGAGCTTTATTATATCAATATTCCCAGCGCATCCATTTATGGCATCGATAGCTTTATAAGCTACAGAACACCATGGTTTGAATTAAATATCAATCACAATAAAACCACAGGTAGAGAAGACAGCTCTCATTATTCTCTTTCGTCTATACGCCCTGAAACACTAACGACTCGGTTAAATATACCGGTTGCTAGTACTGGCTTTACTCTAGGCTGGATTGGGGAATTCTCTGCAAAAACTCAACTTCAAGGTAATGATAAATATAAAAAGTGGCATCACAAATCAAGCCAAGGTTTAGATCGTTATCATAAAGAAGTCATTCAGCATGCAGGCTATAGCATTCATGATTTCTATGTAAATTACCAAGCAGATCAATTCATAAAAGGATTAAGTTCGACTCTCACAATGAAAAATGCATTTGATAAGCAATATGTCTCTTCTATGGGAGTTCCTCAGGAAGGCCGAAACTTTTATATCAACATAAATTACAACTGGTAG